From a single Thioalbus denitrificans genomic region:
- a CDS encoding slipin family protein — protein sequence MITPLYVIVGLVVALLFYSFKILREYQRGVVFLLGRFWKVKGPGLIIIIPFIQQMVRVDLRTVVMDVPSQDVISRDNVSVKVNAVIYFRVIDPERAIIQVEDYFAATSQLAQTTLRSVLGQHELDEMLAERDKLNEDVQRILDTQTDAWGIKVANVEIKHVDLDESMIRAIAKQAEAERERRAKIIHAEGEMQASAKLLEAAEVLSQKPQAMQLRYLQTLSGIAGEKSSTIIFPVPVDTIDTFIEKVSHAVRPRAES from the coding sequence ATGATTACCCCTCTCTACGTGATAGTGGGCCTTGTCGTTGCCCTCCTGTTCTACTCCTTCAAGATCCTGCGCGAATACCAGCGCGGCGTGGTCTTCCTCCTCGGGCGCTTCTGGAAGGTGAAGGGCCCCGGACTGATCATCATCATCCCCTTCATCCAGCAGATGGTGCGGGTGGACCTGCGCACCGTGGTCATGGACGTGCCGAGCCAGGATGTCATCTCCCGCGACAACGTGTCGGTGAAGGTGAACGCGGTGATCTACTTCCGCGTCATCGACCCGGAGCGGGCCATCATCCAGGTGGAGGACTACTTCGCCGCCACCAGCCAGCTGGCCCAGACCACCCTGAGATCGGTGCTGGGTCAGCACGAGCTGGACGAGATGCTGGCGGAGCGGGACAAGCTCAACGAGGATGTCCAGCGGATCCTCGACACCCAGACCGACGCCTGGGGCATCAAGGTGGCCAACGTGGAGATCAAGCACGTGGACCTGGACGAGAGCATGATCCGGGCCATCGCCAAGCAGGCGGAGGCGGAGCGTGAGCGGCGGGCCAAGATCATCCACGCCGAGGGCGAGATGCAGGCCTCGGCCAAGCTGCTGGAGGCCGCCGAGGTCCTGTCCCAGAAGCCCCAGGCCATGCAGCTGCGCTACCTGCAGACTCTCTCCGGCATCGCCGGCGAGAAGAGCTCCACCATCATCTTCCCGGTCCCCGTGGACACCATCGACACCTTCATCGAGAAGGTGTCGCACGCGGTCCGGCCCCGGGCGGAGAGCTGA